From a region of the Tursiops truncatus isolate mTurTru1 chromosome 2, mTurTru1.mat.Y, whole genome shotgun sequence genome:
- the EIF5 gene encoding eukaryotic translation initiation factor 5: MSVNVNRSVSDQFYRYKMPRLIAKVEGKGNGIKTVIVNMVDVAKALNRPPTYPTKYFGCELGAQTQFDVKNDRYIVNGSHEANKLQDMLDGFIKKFVLCPECENPETDLHVNPKKQTIGNSCKACGYRGMLDTHHKLCTFILKNPPENSDSGTGKKEKEKKNRKGKDKENGSMSSSETPPPPPPPSEISPPHAVEEEEDDDWGEDTTEEAQRRRMDEISDHAKVLTLSDDLERTVEERVNILFDFVKKKKEEGVIDSSDKEIVAEAERLDVKAMGPLVLTEVLFNEKIREQIKKYRRHFLRFCHNNKKAQRYLLHGLECVVAMHQAQLISKIPHILKEMYDADLLEEEVIISWSEKASKKYVSKELAKEIRVKAEPFIKWLKEAEEESSGGEDDDEDENIEVVYSKTASVPKVEAVKSDNKDDDIDIDAI, translated from the exons ATGTCTGTCAACGTCAACCGCAGCGTGTCAGACCAGTTCTATCGCTACAAGATGCCCCGTCTGATTGCCAAG GTTGAGGGCAAAGGAAATGGAATCAAGACAGTTATAGTCAACATGGTTGACGTAGCCAAAGCGCTTAATCGGCCTCCAACGT aTCCCACCAAATATTTTGGTTGTGAACTGGGAGCACAGACCCAGTTTGATGTTAAGAATGACCGTTACATTGTCAATGGATCTCATGAGGCGAATAAGCTGCAAGACATGTTGGAtggattcattaaaaaatttgttcTTTGTCCTGAGTGTGAGAATCCTGAAACGGATCTG CATGTCaatccaaagaaacaaacaataggTAATTCTTGTAAAGCCTGTGGCTATCGAGGCATGCTTGACACACATCATAAACTCTGCACATTCATTCTCAAAAACCCACCTG AGAATAGTGACAGTGgtacaggaaagaaagagaaggaaaagaaaaatagaaagggcAAAGACAAGGAAAATGGTTCCATGTCCAGCAGTgagacaccaccaccaccaccaccacccagtgAAATCAGTCCTCCGCATGCTGTG gaagaagaggaagatgatGATTGGGGGGAGGATACAACAGAGGAAGCTCAAAGGCGAAGAATGGACGAAATCAGTGACCACGCGAAAGTTTTAACCCTCAGTGATGATTTGGAAAGGACGGTTGAAGAGCGTGTCAATATCCTGTTTGATTTTGTTAAG aaaaagaaagaagagggtgtTATTGACTCATCTGACAAAGAAATTGTAGCTGAAGCAGAAAGACTGGATGTAAAAGCCATGGGCCCTCTTGTTTTGACTGAAGttctttttaatgagaaaattagaGAGCAAATTAAGAAATACAGGCGCCATTTCTTACGA TTTtgtcacaacaacaaaaaagctcaACGGTACCTTCTTCATGGCTTGGAGTGTGTGGTAGCAATGCATCAAGCTCAGCTCATCTCCAAGATTCCACATATCTTGAAGGAGATGTATGATGCAGACCTTTTGGAGGAAGAAGTCATCATTAGCTGGTCAGAAAAG GCCTCTAAGAAATATGTCTCAAAAGAACTTGCCAAAGAGATTCGTGTCAAAGCGGAACCTTTTATAAAATGGTtgaaggaagcagaggaagaatCTTCCGgtggtgaagatgatgatgaagatgagaaCATTGAG